A window from Vulpes vulpes isolate BD-2025 chromosome 9, VulVul3, whole genome shotgun sequence encodes these proteins:
- the PNPLA6 gene encoding patatin-like phospholipase domain-containing protein 6 isoform X2, translated as MAPASFVPRVPVMLHTVRDPVTLLMRDAPHQPSPAREAIPAASTKGWARLVVRGRTRTRGRGETGPERRRAPFPPAAYSPGLRAAPDLPPSRKQLMEAPLQTGMVLGVMIGAGVAVLVTAVLILLLVRRLRVPKTPAPEGPRYRFRKRDKVLFYGRKIMRKVSQSTSSLVDASVSTTSRPRMKKKLKMLNIAKKILRIQKEAPTLQRKEPPPAVLEADLTEGDLANSHLPSEVLYMLKNVRVLGHFEKPLFLELCRHMVFQRLSQGDYVFRPGQPDASIYVVQDGLLELCLPGPDGKECVVKEVVPGDSVNSLLSILDVITGHQHPQRTVSARAARDSTVLRLPVEAFSAVFTKYPESLVRVVQIIMVRLQRVTFLALHNYLGLTNELFSHEIQPLRLFPSPGLPSRTSPVRGSKRVVSASAAEEPRETPGRPPDPTGAPLPGPAGDPVKPTSLEAPSAPLLSRCISMPVDISGLQGGPRSDFDMAYERGRISVSLQEEASGGPQTAPARTPTQELREQPAGACEHSYCEDELATGGCPFGPYQGRQTSSIFEAAKRELAKLMRIEDPSLLNSRVLLHHAKAGTIIARQGDQDVSLHFVLWGCLHVYQRMIDKAEDVCLFVAQPGELVGQLAVLTGEPLIFTLRAQRDCTFLRISKSDFYEIMRAQPSVVLSAAHTVAARMSPFVRQMDFAIDWTAVEAGRALYRQGDRSDCTYIVLNGRLRSVIQRGSGKKELVGEYGRGDLIGVVEALTRQPRATTVHAVRDTELAKLPEGTLGHIKRRYPQVVTRLIHLLSQKILGNLQQLQGPFPGSGLGVPPHSELTNPASNLATVAVLPVCAEVPMVAFTLELQHALQAIGPTLLLNSDIIRARLGASALDSIQEFRLSGWLAQQEDAHRIVLYQTDASLTPWTVRCLRQADCILIVGLGDQEPTLGQLEQMLENTAVRALKQLVLLHREEGPGPTRTVEWLNMRSWCSGHLHLRCPRRLFSRRSPAKLHELYEKVFSRRADRHSDFSRLARVLTGNTIALVLGGGGARGCSHIGVLKALEEAGVPVDLVGGTSIGSFIGALYAEERSASRTKQRAREWAKSMTSVMEPVLDLTYPVTSMFTGSAFNRSIHRVFQDKQIEDLWLPYFNVTTDITASAMRVHKDGCVWRYVRASASYCPYLPPLCDPKDGHLLVDGCYVNNVPADIARSMGAKTVIAIDVGSQDETDLSTYGDSLSGWWLLWKRLNPWADKIKVPDMAEIQSRLAYVSCVRQLEVVKSSSYCEYLRPPIDCFKTMDFGKFDQIYDVGYQYGKAVFGGWSRGDIIEKMLTDRRSADLNESRRADVLAFPSSGFTDLAEIVSRIEPPTTSYVSDGCADGEESDCLTEYEEDAGPDCSRDEGGSPEGASPSTASEMEEEKSVLRHRRCVPLEPPTTAADA; from the exons ATGGCGCCAGCATCGTTCGTTCCCAGAGTCCCAGTGATGCTCCATACTGTCAGAGACCCCGTAACTTTACTCATGCGTGACG CGCCCCACCAGCCGTCCCCGGCCAGAGAAGCCATCCCCGCGGCGAGTACGAAGGGTTGGGCAAGGCTCGTGGTAAGGGGCAGGACTCGGACTCGGGGCAGGGGAGAGACGGGCCCAGAGCGACGACGTGCACCGTTTCCTCCTGCTGCTTATTCCCCAGGACTCCGGGCTGCACCGGACCTACCGCCCAGTCGGAAGCAACTGATGGAGGCTCCACTGCAAACGGGAATG GTGCTGGGCGTGATGATTGGGGCCGGAGTCGCGGTGCTGGTCACGGCCGTGCTCATCCTCCTGCTGGTGCGGAGGCTGCGAGTGCCGA AAACGCCAGCCCCGGAGGGGCCCCGCTACCGATTCCGGAAGAGGGACAAAGTGCTCTTCTACGGTCGGAAGATTATGCGGAAG GTATCACAGTCCACTTCCTCCCTGGTGGACGCGTCTGTCTCCACCACTTCCCGGCCCCGCATGAAGAAGAAACttaagatgctcaacattgccAAGAA GATCCTGCGTATCCAGAAGGAGGCACCAACGCTGCAGCGGAAGGAGCCCCCACCTGCGGTGCTGGAGGCTGACCTGACGGAGGGTGACCTGGCTAACTCCCACCTGCCCTCCGAGGTGCTCTACATGCTCAAGAATGTCCG GGTGCTGGGCCACTTTGAGAAACCGCTCTTCTTGGAGCTCTGCCGACACATGGTCTTCCAGCGGCTCAGCCAGGGTGACTATGTCTTCCGGCCAGGCCAGCCAGATGCCAGTATCTATGTGGTGCAGGATGGGCTGCTGGAGCTCTGTCTGCCAGGGCCT GATGGGAAGGAGTGTGTGGTGAAGGAGGTGGTCCCTGGGGACAGTGTCAATAGCCTTCTGAGCATCCTGGATGTCATCACC GGCCACCAGCACCCCCAGCGGACGGTGTCTGCCCGGGCAGCCCGCGACTCCACAGTGCTGCGGCTGCCAGTGGAGGCCTTCTCCGCCGTGTTCACCAAGTACCCCGAGAGCTTGGTGCGGGTCGTACAG ATCATCATGGTGAGGCTGCAGCGGGTCACCTTTCTGGCACTTCACAACTACCTGGGTCTAACCAACGAGCTGTTTAGCCAC GAGATCCAGCCCCTGCGCCtcttccccagccctggccttCCCTCCCGCACCAGCCCTGTGCGTGGTTCCAAGCGGGTGGTCAGTGCCTCAGCTGCTGAGGAGCCTCGGGAGACTCCTGGCCGGCCGCCTGACCCCACCGGGGCCCCATTGCCTGGACCTGCAG GGGACCCGGTGAAGCCCACATCTCTGgaggctccctctgcccccctgctgAGTCGCTGCATCTCCATGCCCGTGGACATCTCAG GCTTGCAAGGTGGCCCCCGCTCAGACTTCGACATGGCGTATGAGCGTGGCCGGATCTCCGTGTCCCTGCAGGAAGAGGCTTCAGGGGGGCCCCAGACAGCTCCTGCTCGG ACCCCCACTCAGGAGCTCCGGGAGCAGCCAGCAGGTGCCTGTGAGCACAGCTACTGCGAGGACGAGTTGGCCACCGGTGGTTGCCCCTTCGGGCCCTACCAGGGACGCCAGACAAGCAGCATCTTCGAGGCAGCGAAGCGGGAGCTGGCAAAACTGATGCGGATTGAG GACCCATCCCTCCTGAACAGCCGGGTCTTGCTACATCATGCCAAAGCTGGCACCATCATCGCCCGCCAGGGGGACCAG GATGTGAGCCTGCACTTTGTGCTGTGGGGCTGCTTGCATGTCTACCAGCGCATGATCGACAAGGCAGAGGATGTATGCTTGTTCGTGGCACAACCTGGGGAGCTGGTGGGGCAGCTGGCAGTGCTCACGGGCGAGCCCCTCATCTTCACACTGAGAGCCCAGCGTGATTGCACCTTCCTGAGGATTTCTAAGTCCGACTTCTATGA GATCATGCGTGCACAGCCTAGTGTGGTGCTGAGTGCTGCGCACACCGTGGCCGCCAGGATGTCGCCCTTTGTGCGCCAGATGGACTTTGCCATCGACTGGACGGCGGTGGAAGCGGGCCGCGCTTTGTACAG GCAGGGCGACCGTTCCGACTGCACCTACATTGTGCTCAATGGGCGGCTGCGCAGTGTCATCCAGCGCGGCAGCGGCAAGAAGGAGCTGGTGGGCGAGTACGGCCGTGGTGACCTCATTGGTGTG GTGGAGGCGCTGACACGGCAGCCACGTGCCACAACGGTGCACGCGGTGCGGGACACGGAGCTGGCCAAACTCCCGGAGGGCACTCTGGGCCACATCAAACGTCGATACCCACAG GTCGTGACTCGCCTCATCCACCTGCTAAGCCAGAAAATTTTGGGGAATTTGCAGCAGCTGCAAGGACCCTTCCCAG GCTCAGGACTAGGCGTTCCCCCTCACTCGGAGCTTACCAACCCAGCCAGCAACCTGGCAACAGTGGCCGTCCTGCCAGTGTGTGCCGAGGTGCCCATGGTGGCCTTCACTCTGGAGCTGCAGCATGCTCTGCAAGCAATTG GTCCCACGCTCCTCCTCAACAGTGACATCATCCGGGCCCGCCTGGGGGCCTCTGCTCTGGATAG CATCCAGGAGTTCCGGCTCTCAGGGTGGCTTGCCCAGCAGGAGGATGCGCACCGCATAGTGCTCTACCAGACGGACGCGTCACTGACGCCCTGGACAGTCCGCTGCTTACGCCAGGCCGACTGCATCCTCATCGTGGGCCTGGGCGACCAGGAGCCCACGCTCGGCCAG CTGGAGCAAATGCTGGAGAATACAGCAGTGCGTGCCCTCAAGCAGCTGGTGCTGCTACACCGTGAGGAGGGCCCAGGCCCTACGCGCACTGTGGAGTGGCTCAACATGCGCAGCTGGTGCTCAGGGCACTTGCATTTGCGCTGTCCACGCCGCCTCTTCTCTCGCCGCAGCCCTGCCAAGCTG CACGAGCTCTACGAGAAGGTTTTCTCGAGGCGCGCGGACCGGCACAGCGACTTCTCCCGCTTGGCACGGGTGCTCACAGGCAACACCATCGCCCTGGtgctgggtgggggcggggccag GGGCTGCTCGCATATCGGGGTGCTAAAGGCATTGGAGGAGGCAGGCGTCCCTGTCGACCTGGTGGGTGGCACATCCATCGGCTCCTTCATCGGGGCCTTGTACGCAGAGGAGCGAAGCGCCAGTCGAACCAAGCAGCGGGCCCGGGAGTGGGCCAAG AGCATGACTTCGGTGATGGAGCCTGTGCTGGACCTCACGTACCCTGTCACCTCCATGTTCACCGGCTCGGCCTTCAACCGCAGCATCCATCGAGTCTTCCAGGACAAGCAGATCGAG GACCTGTGGCTGCCGTATTTCAATGTGACCACGGACATCACCGCCTCAGCCATGCGTGTCCACAAAGATG GCTGCGTGTGGCGCTACGTCCGGGCCAGTGCTTCCTACTGCCCCTACCTGCCCCCACTCTGCGACCCCAAGGACGGGCACCTGCTGGTGGACGGGTGCTATGTCAACAACGTGCCAG CGGACATTGCCCGCAGCATGGGTGCCAAGACGGTCATCGCCATCGACGTGGGAAGCCAGGATGAGACAGACCTCAGCACCTATGGGGACAGCCTGTCTGGCTGGTGGCTGCTGTGGAAGCGGCTGAACCCCTGGGCAGACAAGATCAAGGTTCCAGACATGGCCGAGATCCAGTCTCGCCTGGCCTACGTGTCCTGCGTGCGGCAGCTGGAGGTGGTTAAGTCCAGCTCCTACTGCGAGTACCTGCGCCCGCCCATCGACTGCTTCAAGACCATGGACTTCGGGAAGTTCGATCAGATCTAT GATGTGGGCTACCAGTACGGGAAGGCGGTGTTCGGGGGCTGGAGCCGGGGCGACATCATTGAAAAGATGCTCACGGACCGGAGGTCTGCTGACCTTAACGAGAGCCGCCGTGCGGAC GTGTTGGCCTTCCCCAGCTCTGGCTTCACCGACTTGGCGGAGATTGTGTCTCGGATCGAGCCCCCTACAACCAGCTACGTTTCCGATGGCTGTGCTGATG GGGAGGAGTCGGACTGCCTGACGGAGTATGAGGAGGACGCGGGCCCTGACTGCTCACGGGATGAAGGGGGGTCTCCCGAGGGCGCGAGCCCCAGCACTGCCTCTGAGATG gaggaggagaagtcaGTTCTCCGGCACCGGCGTTGTGTGCCCCTGGAGCCTCCCACCACGGCTGCGGATGCCTGA
- the PNPLA6 gene encoding patatin-like phospholipase domain-containing protein 6 isoform X1, with product MAPASFVPRVPVMLHTVRDPVTLLMRDAPHQPSPAREAIPAASTKGWARLVVRGRTRTRGRGETGPERRRAPFPPAAYSPGLRAAPDLPPSRKQLMEAPLQTGMVLGVMIGAGVAVLVTAVLILLLVRRLRVPKTPAPEGPRYRFRKRDKVLFYGRKIMRKVSQSTSSLVDASVSTTSRPRMKKKLKMLNIAKKILRIQKEAPTLQRKEPPPAVLEADLTEGDLANSHLPSEVLYMLKNVRVLGHFEKPLFLELCRHMVFQRLSQGDYVFRPGQPDASIYVVQDGLLELCLPGPDGKECVVKEVVPGDSVNSLLSILDVITGHQHPQRTVSARAARDSTVLRLPVEAFSAVFTKYPESLVRVVQIIMVRLQRVTFLALHNYLGLTNELFSHEIQPLRLFPSPGLPSRTSPVRGSKRVVSASAAEEPRETPGRPPDPTGAPLPGPAGDPVKPTSLEAPSAPLLSRCISMPVDISGLQGGPRSDFDMAYERGRISVSLQEEASGGPQTAPARTPTQELREQPAGACEHSYCEDELATGGCPFGPYQGRQTSSIFEAAKRELAKLMRIEDPSLLNSRVLLHHAKAGTIIARQGDQDVSLHFVLWGCLHVYQRMIDKAEDVCLFVAQPGELVGQLAVLTGEPLIFTLRAQRDCTFLRISKSDFYEIMRAQPSVVLSAAHTVAARMSPFVRQMDFAIDWTAVEAGRALYRQGDRSDCTYIVLNGRLRSVIQRGSGKKELVGEYGRGDLIGVVEALTRQPRATTVHAVRDTELAKLPEGTLGHIKRRYPQVVTRLIHLLSQKILGNLQQLQGPFPGSGLGVPPHSELTNPASNLATVAVLPVCAEVPMVAFTLELQHALQAIGPTLLLNSDIIRARLGASALDSIQEFRLSGWLAQQEDAHRIVLYQTDASLTPWTVRCLRQADCILIVGLGDQEPTLGQLEQMLENTAVRALKQLVLLHREEGPGPTRTVEWLNMRSWCSGHLHLRCPRRLFSRRSPAKLHELYEKVFSRRADRHSDFSRLARVLTGNTIALVLGGGGARGCSHIGVLKALEEAGVPVDLVGGTSIGSFIGALYAEERSASRTKQRAREWAKSMTSVMEPVLDLTYPVTSMFTGSAFNRSIHRVFQDKQIEDLWLPYFNVTTDITASAMRVHKDGSLWRYVRASMTLSGYLPPLCDPKDGHLLMDGGYINNLPADIARSMGAKTVIAIDVGSQDETDLSTYGDSLSGWWLLWKRLNPWADKIKVPDMAEIQSRLAYVSCVRQLEVVKSSSYCEYLRPPIDCFKTMDFGKFDQIYDVGYQYGKAVFGGWSRGDIIEKMLTDRRSADLNESRRADVLAFPSSGFTDLAEIVSRIEPPTTSYVSDGCADGEESDCLTEYEEDAGPDCSRDEGGSPEGASPSTASEMEEEKSVLRHRRCVPLEPPTTAADA from the exons ATGGCGCCAGCATCGTTCGTTCCCAGAGTCCCAGTGATGCTCCATACTGTCAGAGACCCCGTAACTTTACTCATGCGTGACG CGCCCCACCAGCCGTCCCCGGCCAGAGAAGCCATCCCCGCGGCGAGTACGAAGGGTTGGGCAAGGCTCGTGGTAAGGGGCAGGACTCGGACTCGGGGCAGGGGAGAGACGGGCCCAGAGCGACGACGTGCACCGTTTCCTCCTGCTGCTTATTCCCCAGGACTCCGGGCTGCACCGGACCTACCGCCCAGTCGGAAGCAACTGATGGAGGCTCCACTGCAAACGGGAATG GTGCTGGGCGTGATGATTGGGGCCGGAGTCGCGGTGCTGGTCACGGCCGTGCTCATCCTCCTGCTGGTGCGGAGGCTGCGAGTGCCGA AAACGCCAGCCCCGGAGGGGCCCCGCTACCGATTCCGGAAGAGGGACAAAGTGCTCTTCTACGGTCGGAAGATTATGCGGAAG GTATCACAGTCCACTTCCTCCCTGGTGGACGCGTCTGTCTCCACCACTTCCCGGCCCCGCATGAAGAAGAAACttaagatgctcaacattgccAAGAA GATCCTGCGTATCCAGAAGGAGGCACCAACGCTGCAGCGGAAGGAGCCCCCACCTGCGGTGCTGGAGGCTGACCTGACGGAGGGTGACCTGGCTAACTCCCACCTGCCCTCCGAGGTGCTCTACATGCTCAAGAATGTCCG GGTGCTGGGCCACTTTGAGAAACCGCTCTTCTTGGAGCTCTGCCGACACATGGTCTTCCAGCGGCTCAGCCAGGGTGACTATGTCTTCCGGCCAGGCCAGCCAGATGCCAGTATCTATGTGGTGCAGGATGGGCTGCTGGAGCTCTGTCTGCCAGGGCCT GATGGGAAGGAGTGTGTGGTGAAGGAGGTGGTCCCTGGGGACAGTGTCAATAGCCTTCTGAGCATCCTGGATGTCATCACC GGCCACCAGCACCCCCAGCGGACGGTGTCTGCCCGGGCAGCCCGCGACTCCACAGTGCTGCGGCTGCCAGTGGAGGCCTTCTCCGCCGTGTTCACCAAGTACCCCGAGAGCTTGGTGCGGGTCGTACAG ATCATCATGGTGAGGCTGCAGCGGGTCACCTTTCTGGCACTTCACAACTACCTGGGTCTAACCAACGAGCTGTTTAGCCAC GAGATCCAGCCCCTGCGCCtcttccccagccctggccttCCCTCCCGCACCAGCCCTGTGCGTGGTTCCAAGCGGGTGGTCAGTGCCTCAGCTGCTGAGGAGCCTCGGGAGACTCCTGGCCGGCCGCCTGACCCCACCGGGGCCCCATTGCCTGGACCTGCAG GGGACCCGGTGAAGCCCACATCTCTGgaggctccctctgcccccctgctgAGTCGCTGCATCTCCATGCCCGTGGACATCTCAG GCTTGCAAGGTGGCCCCCGCTCAGACTTCGACATGGCGTATGAGCGTGGCCGGATCTCCGTGTCCCTGCAGGAAGAGGCTTCAGGGGGGCCCCAGACAGCTCCTGCTCGG ACCCCCACTCAGGAGCTCCGGGAGCAGCCAGCAGGTGCCTGTGAGCACAGCTACTGCGAGGACGAGTTGGCCACCGGTGGTTGCCCCTTCGGGCCCTACCAGGGACGCCAGACAAGCAGCATCTTCGAGGCAGCGAAGCGGGAGCTGGCAAAACTGATGCGGATTGAG GACCCATCCCTCCTGAACAGCCGGGTCTTGCTACATCATGCCAAAGCTGGCACCATCATCGCCCGCCAGGGGGACCAG GATGTGAGCCTGCACTTTGTGCTGTGGGGCTGCTTGCATGTCTACCAGCGCATGATCGACAAGGCAGAGGATGTATGCTTGTTCGTGGCACAACCTGGGGAGCTGGTGGGGCAGCTGGCAGTGCTCACGGGCGAGCCCCTCATCTTCACACTGAGAGCCCAGCGTGATTGCACCTTCCTGAGGATTTCTAAGTCCGACTTCTATGA GATCATGCGTGCACAGCCTAGTGTGGTGCTGAGTGCTGCGCACACCGTGGCCGCCAGGATGTCGCCCTTTGTGCGCCAGATGGACTTTGCCATCGACTGGACGGCGGTGGAAGCGGGCCGCGCTTTGTACAG GCAGGGCGACCGTTCCGACTGCACCTACATTGTGCTCAATGGGCGGCTGCGCAGTGTCATCCAGCGCGGCAGCGGCAAGAAGGAGCTGGTGGGCGAGTACGGCCGTGGTGACCTCATTGGTGTG GTGGAGGCGCTGACACGGCAGCCACGTGCCACAACGGTGCACGCGGTGCGGGACACGGAGCTGGCCAAACTCCCGGAGGGCACTCTGGGCCACATCAAACGTCGATACCCACAG GTCGTGACTCGCCTCATCCACCTGCTAAGCCAGAAAATTTTGGGGAATTTGCAGCAGCTGCAAGGACCCTTCCCAG GCTCAGGACTAGGCGTTCCCCCTCACTCGGAGCTTACCAACCCAGCCAGCAACCTGGCAACAGTGGCCGTCCTGCCAGTGTGTGCCGAGGTGCCCATGGTGGCCTTCACTCTGGAGCTGCAGCATGCTCTGCAAGCAATTG GTCCCACGCTCCTCCTCAACAGTGACATCATCCGGGCCCGCCTGGGGGCCTCTGCTCTGGATAG CATCCAGGAGTTCCGGCTCTCAGGGTGGCTTGCCCAGCAGGAGGATGCGCACCGCATAGTGCTCTACCAGACGGACGCGTCACTGACGCCCTGGACAGTCCGCTGCTTACGCCAGGCCGACTGCATCCTCATCGTGGGCCTGGGCGACCAGGAGCCCACGCTCGGCCAG CTGGAGCAAATGCTGGAGAATACAGCAGTGCGTGCCCTCAAGCAGCTGGTGCTGCTACACCGTGAGGAGGGCCCAGGCCCTACGCGCACTGTGGAGTGGCTCAACATGCGCAGCTGGTGCTCAGGGCACTTGCATTTGCGCTGTCCACGCCGCCTCTTCTCTCGCCGCAGCCCTGCCAAGCTG CACGAGCTCTACGAGAAGGTTTTCTCGAGGCGCGCGGACCGGCACAGCGACTTCTCCCGCTTGGCACGGGTGCTCACAGGCAACACCATCGCCCTGGtgctgggtgggggcggggccag GGGCTGCTCGCATATCGGGGTGCTAAAGGCATTGGAGGAGGCAGGCGTCCCTGTCGACCTGGTGGGTGGCACATCCATCGGCTCCTTCATCGGGGCCTTGTACGCAGAGGAGCGAAGCGCCAGTCGAACCAAGCAGCGGGCCCGGGAGTGGGCCAAG AGCATGACTTCGGTGATGGAGCCTGTGCTGGACCTCACGTACCCTGTCACCTCCATGTTCACCGGCTCGGCCTTCAACCGCAGCATCCATCGAGTCTTCCAGGACAAGCAGATCGAG GACCTGTGGCTGCCGTATTTCAATGTGACCACGGACATCACCGCCTCAGCCATGCGTGTCCACAAAGATG gctccctgtggcggTACGTACGCGCCAGCATGACGCTCTCGGGCTACCTGCCCCCGCTGTGCGACCCGAAGGACGGGCACCTCCTCATGGACGGCGGCTACATCAACAACCTGCCAG CGGACATTGCCCGCAGCATGGGTGCCAAGACGGTCATCGCCATCGACGTGGGAAGCCAGGATGAGACAGACCTCAGCACCTATGGGGACAGCCTGTCTGGCTGGTGGCTGCTGTGGAAGCGGCTGAACCCCTGGGCAGACAAGATCAAGGTTCCAGACATGGCCGAGATCCAGTCTCGCCTGGCCTACGTGTCCTGCGTGCGGCAGCTGGAGGTGGTTAAGTCCAGCTCCTACTGCGAGTACCTGCGCCCGCCCATCGACTGCTTCAAGACCATGGACTTCGGGAAGTTCGATCAGATCTAT GATGTGGGCTACCAGTACGGGAAGGCGGTGTTCGGGGGCTGGAGCCGGGGCGACATCATTGAAAAGATGCTCACGGACCGGAGGTCTGCTGACCTTAACGAGAGCCGCCGTGCGGAC GTGTTGGCCTTCCCCAGCTCTGGCTTCACCGACTTGGCGGAGATTGTGTCTCGGATCGAGCCCCCTACAACCAGCTACGTTTCCGATGGCTGTGCTGATG GGGAGGAGTCGGACTGCCTGACGGAGTATGAGGAGGACGCGGGCCCTGACTGCTCACGGGATGAAGGGGGGTCTCCCGAGGGCGCGAGCCCCAGCACTGCCTCTGAGATG gaggaggagaagtcaGTTCTCCGGCACCGGCGTTGTGTGCCCCTGGAGCCTCCCACCACGGCTGCGGATGCCTGA